The Kluyvera intermedia genome window below encodes:
- a CDS encoding Cro/CI family transcriptional regulator: MTTDDIEKYFGSAEKVADFFGITSEAVYQWRNRPGRLIPKGRAAEAAYRTDGKLTFCPEVYGKTSGTSANQKPQIQGGNRG, translated from the coding sequence ATGACCACAGATGACATTGAAAAATACTTTGGTAGTGCTGAAAAAGTTGCCGATTTTTTTGGGATTACGAGTGAGGCCGTTTACCAGTGGAGAAACAGGCCGGGTCGGTTAATACCAAAGGGCAGGGCAGCTGAAGCAGCTTACAGAACCGACGGAAAACTTACCTTTTGCCCTGAGGTATATGGGAAGACTAGCGGAACATCAGCAAACCAGAAACCACAGATTCAGGGGGGTAACCGTGGGTAA
- a CDS encoding RNA polymerase sigma factor FliA, with product MNSMYTAEGVMDKHSLWQRYVPLVRHEALRLQVRLPASVELDDLLQAGGIGLLNAVERYDALQGTAFTTYAVQRIRGAMLDELRSRDWVPRSVRRNAREVAQTLGQLEQELGRNATETEVAQRLGIAIEEYRQVLLDTNNSQLFSYDEWREEYGDSIELVTEENQHENPLHQLLEGSLRERVMEAIDALPEREKLVLTLYYQEELNLKEIGAVLEVGESRVSQLHSQAIKRLRIKLGKL from the coding sequence GTGAATTCAATGTATACCGCTGAAGGTGTAATGGATAAACACTCGCTTTGGCAACGCTATGTGCCGCTGGTGCGTCACGAAGCGCTGCGCCTTCAGGTGCGTTTGCCAGCGAGCGTGGAACTGGACGATCTGCTCCAGGCGGGCGGTATCGGCTTATTGAATGCTGTTGAACGCTATGACGCTCTGCAGGGAACGGCATTTACAACTTACGCAGTGCAACGCATCCGTGGGGCGATGCTGGACGAACTACGCAGCCGAGACTGGGTGCCGCGTAGCGTTCGGCGGAACGCGCGTGAAGTTGCGCAAACGCTGGGTCAACTTGAGCAAGAGCTGGGACGAAACGCGACGGAAACTGAAGTCGCGCAGCGATTGGGAATCGCGATTGAGGAATACCGTCAGGTGTTGCTGGATACTAACAATAGTCAGCTTTTCTCCTACGATGAGTGGCGGGAAGAGTACGGCGACAGTATTGAGCTGGTGACGGAAGAGAATCAACACGAAAACCCATTACATCAACTGCTAGAAGGTTCTTTACGCGAACGCGTGATGGAGGCGATTGATGCCTTACCGGAACGTGAAAAGTTGGTGTTAACCCTCTATTACCAGGAAGAGCTGAATCTCAAAGAGATTGGCGCGGTTCTGGAAGTGGGGGAGTCGCGTGTCAGTCAGCTACACAGCCAGGCGATTAAGCGTCTGCGCATCAAGCTGGGTAAGTTGTAG
- a CDS encoding excisionase family protein has product MSNVIQLAPNEWVCESVLIAVTGLKPGTILRARKECWLVGREYIHVSPDGSPKPSSECMYNRKAVDSWVASLRNKQPG; this is encoded by the coding sequence ATGAGCAATGTTATCCAGCTAGCCCCGAACGAGTGGGTTTGTGAAAGCGTTCTTATAGCTGTCACCGGCCTTAAGCCAGGAACCATTCTTCGGGCCAGAAAAGAATGCTGGCTCGTTGGCCGGGAGTATATCCACGTGTCCCCTGACGGCAGCCCGAAGCCGTCCAGCGAGTGCATGTACAACAGAAAAGCCGTTGATTCATGGGTCGCGTCACTGAGAAACAAGCAACCGGGATGA
- a CDS encoding YfdQ family protein: MTQLNSGAIQDVQALTISAFSLDKVRETACPTALLPQNISIESLERFGIERFRFRGTMETTSIDDFARYSTGYASEETPARCFIDADNMRARSIFNIGTLVNPGHADNIASIGLKKTAPFRALLAINGERLSQKQIAEWLEDWKDFLLAFDADGNTMQITQAAQAVRRVTIQQATQSDHEDGDFAGKKSLMQSIEASSKDVMPVAFEFKCVPYEGLGERAFSLRNSLLKSGEPCFVLRIVQLEAQEEAIASEFRDLLIGKFDSKPVETFIGKFSA, from the coding sequence ATGACCCAGCTAAATAGCGGCGCGATCCAGGACGTTCAGGCACTTACTATTTCCGCGTTCTCGCTGGATAAGGTACGTGAAACCGCATGCCCAACCGCCCTACTCCCTCAAAACATCAGTATCGAAAGCCTGGAACGCTTTGGCATCGAGCGCTTCCGCTTCCGTGGCACAATGGAAACAACAAGCATTGACGACTTCGCTCGTTATTCTACGGGTTATGCCAGCGAGGAAACACCAGCCCGCTGCTTCATTGATGCCGATAACATGCGCGCCCGTTCGATCTTCAACATCGGCACTCTCGTTAACCCTGGCCATGCAGATAACATTGCATCGATCGGCCTGAAGAAGACGGCTCCATTCCGCGCATTGCTGGCTATTAACGGTGAACGCCTGAGCCAAAAGCAGATTGCTGAATGGCTGGAAGACTGGAAAGACTTCCTGCTGGCATTCGATGCCGACGGTAACACAATGCAGATTACGCAGGCTGCCCAAGCCGTTCGCCGCGTCACCATCCAACAGGCAACCCAGTCTGATCACGAAGATGGTGATTTCGCAGGTAAGAAATCACTGATGCAAAGCATTGAAGCCAGCAGCAAAGACGTTATGCCGGTGGCGTTCGAATTTAAGTGCGTACCGTATGAAGGTCTGGGTGAGCGTGCATTCAGTCTGCGCAATAGCCTGCTCAAAAGCGGTGAACCGTGTTTTGTTCTCCGTATCGTACAGCTGGAAGCCCAGGAAGAAGCGATCGCCAGTGAATTCCGCGACCTGCTGATCGGCAAATTTGACAGCAAACCGGTTGAAACCTTTATCGGTAAATTCAGCGCGTAA
- a CDS encoding YmfL family putative regulatory protein — protein sequence MGNEPLWKIERQPAWLVAAIKKTITDLPGGYVEAAEWLGTTENALFNRLRTEGDQIFPLGWAMLLQRAGGSNHIADAIAHHTNGVFVKLPDIEQMGNEELLTKFNDLLAALGRFAQFHNESTADGVLDNEENKKMKAKGYRVQSLVAEIMVVTEMLFGEGDARECAAPGVLANNSTCMEKKSA from the coding sequence GTGGGTAACGAACCTCTGTGGAAAATTGAACGTCAGCCTGCCTGGCTGGTGGCCGCAATTAAAAAGACGATTACCGATCTGCCTGGTGGATATGTTGAGGCGGCGGAATGGTTGGGAACGACTGAGAACGCATTGTTTAACCGCCTACGTACCGAAGGCGATCAGATTTTCCCGCTGGGCTGGGCGATGTTGTTACAGCGTGCTGGTGGTTCAAACCATATTGCAGACGCAATTGCACACCACACCAACGGCGTTTTCGTAAAGCTCCCGGACATTGAGCAGATGGGTAACGAGGAACTGTTAACGAAATTTAATGATCTGCTGGCAGCGTTAGGGCGTTTTGCTCAGTTCCACAATGAATCAACAGCGGACGGTGTGTTGGACAACGAGGAAAACAAAAAGATGAAGGCAAAAGGCTACCGTGTGCAGTCGCTGGTGGCAGAAATAATGGTAGTGACAGAAATGTTATTTGGGGAAGGTGACGCCCGCGAGTGTGCAGCTCCGGGCGTCCTGGCGAATAACTCTACGTGTATGGAGAAAAAATCCGCATGA
- the tcyJ gene encoding cystine ABC transporter substrate-binding protein: MKLKFLGRQALMGVMAVALVAGASVQTFAAENLLNQVKERGTLRVGLEGTYPPFSFQGEDGKLTGFEVEFANELAEHLGVKADLKPTKWDGMLASLDSKRIDVVINQVTISPDRQKKYDFSTPYTISGIQALVKKGSEDSIKTAADLKGKKVGVGLGTNYEEWLRQNVQGVDIRTYDDDPTKYQDLRVGRINAILVDRLAALDLVKKTNNTLAVAGEAFSRQESGVALRKGNEDLQKAIDGAIDAMHKDGSLKALSEKWFGADVTQ, encoded by the coding sequence ATGAAGCTGAAGTTTCTGGGTCGTCAGGCGTTGATGGGCGTAATGGCCGTTGCGCTGGTAGCGGGAGCAAGCGTACAGACGTTTGCTGCTGAGAATTTGTTAAACCAGGTTAAAGAGCGCGGTACGCTGCGTGTCGGGCTGGAAGGCACCTATCCTCCGTTCAGTTTCCAGGGCGAAGATGGCAAGTTGACCGGTTTTGAAGTGGAGTTCGCCAACGAACTGGCAGAACACCTCGGCGTGAAAGCCGACCTGAAACCGACCAAATGGGACGGGATGCTGGCATCGCTGGATTCTAAGCGTATTGATGTGGTTATCAATCAGGTGACCATTTCACCAGACCGCCAGAAGAAATATGACTTCTCCACGCCGTACACCATCTCCGGTATTCAGGCGCTGGTGAAAAAAGGCAGTGAAGATTCCATCAAAACGGCGGCTGACCTGAAAGGGAAAAAAGTCGGCGTGGGTCTGGGCACCAACTATGAAGAGTGGCTGCGTCAGAACGTTCAGGGTGTGGATATTCGTACTTATGACGATGACCCAACCAAATATCAGGATCTGCGCGTAGGCCGTATCAACGCGATTCTGGTCGATCGTCTGGCCGCGCTGGATCTGGTGAAGAAAACCAACAACACGTTGGCGGTTGCTGGTGAAGCGTTCTCGCGTCAGGAATCCGGCGTTGCGCTGCGTAAAGGCAACGAAGATCTGCAAAAAGCCATTGATGGCGCCATTGACGCCATGCATAAAGACGGTAGCCTGAAGGCGCTGTCTGAAAAATGGTTCGGTGCTGACGTTACACAGTAA
- a CDS encoding conserved phage C-terminal domain-containing protein, with the protein MSTKLTGYVWDGCAASGMKLSSVAIMARLADFSSDEGVCWPSIETIARQLGAGVSTVRTAIAKLETDGWLTRKARRQGNRNASNVYHLNVKKLQAAAFSHLSESDASKSDASKFDGSKSAPSDSSKSGGFDPAESGGDPSVKSKPEPQVTTKAPCPVAGQPDPEVEITDQAIVVLTHLNLISGSRYQKSKTSLENIRARLREGYSVADLQLVIDLKHEHWTGNDEQYQYMRPETLFGPKKFEGYLSSAARWEKKGRPARNTWNKTGERDVNAISQPNDTIPPGFRG; encoded by the coding sequence ATGAGCACTAAATTAACCGGCTACGTATGGGATGGTTGCGCGGCGTCGGGCATGAAGTTGTCTAGTGTTGCAATTATGGCTCGCCTGGCTGATTTCAGCAGCGATGAGGGCGTGTGCTGGCCGTCCATTGAGACTATCGCTCGTCAGCTTGGTGCTGGGGTTAGTACGGTCAGAACTGCAATTGCAAAACTGGAGACTGATGGTTGGTTAACACGTAAAGCCCGCCGTCAGGGCAACCGGAACGCGTCCAATGTTTACCACCTGAATGTCAAAAAGCTCCAGGCTGCTGCCTTTTCTCACCTGTCAGAATCTGACGCGTCAAAATCCGACGCATCAAAATTTGACGGCTCAAAATCTGCCCCGTCGGATTCGAGCAAAAGCGGCGGTTTTGACCCGGCAGAATCTGGCGGGGATCCGTCAGTAAAATCAAAACCAGAACCACAAGTAACTACTAAAGCCCCTTGTCCGGTTGCTGGGCAACCCGACCCTGAAGTTGAAATTACTGATCAAGCGATTGTGGTTTTAACCCATCTGAACCTGATTAGCGGATCCCGGTACCAGAAATCAAAAACCTCTCTGGAAAACATCAGAGCCCGATTGCGTGAGGGTTACAGCGTTGCAGACCTGCAGTTGGTTATCGACCTGAAACATGAACACTGGACCGGCAACGACGAACAGTACCAGTACATGCGACCAGAAACGTTATTCGGGCCGAAGAAATTTGAAGGTTATCTGTCTAGCGCTGCCCGCTGGGAGAAAAAAGGTCGGCCCGCTCGTAATACCTGGAACAAAACTGGCGAACGCGACGTAAATGCCATCAGTCAACCTAACGACACTATTCCACCGGGGTTCAGAGGATGA
- a CDS encoding tyrosine-type recombinase/integrase, whose amino-acid sequence MDKITYPTGVENHGGTLRIWFNYKGKRVRENLGVPNTMKNRKLAGELRSSVVFSIRMGSFDYATRFPESPNLELFGIASKEITVSQLVKKWLSLKEMEIASRTLHSYESVMDNMLQKLGPHKLASSINQEDILFIRRELLTGYQTPGGGKKTIVKGRSVATVNQYLSITSGVFKFAVDNGYIGQNPFTGVSLLKKSRQPPDPLTKEEFIRFIDACHQRQLKNLWVLAVYTGLRHGEICALAWEDVDLKEGTLMVRRNRTKLKEFTLPKTLASTDRVIHLIQPAIDVLKDQAELTRLGKQHQVNVVTREYGRSVNHSCTFVFSPRVADKSQRAGDCYSMNSINKTWDAAMKRAGIRHRKAYQSRHTYACWSLAAGANPNFIANQMGHADAQMVFKVYGAWMPESNALQVEMLNRQLTNYVPRVSQMVGMVK is encoded by the coding sequence ATGGATAAAATCACATATCCAACAGGCGTCGAAAACCATGGTGGCACCTTACGCATCTGGTTTAACTATAAAGGTAAACGTGTCAGGGAAAACCTCGGTGTCCCTAACACCATGAAGAATAGAAAACTAGCCGGCGAGCTGCGTTCGTCGGTTGTCTTCTCTATCAGAATGGGCAGCTTTGATTACGCCACTCGGTTTCCGGAATCACCTAATCTGGAATTATTCGGGATCGCCAGCAAAGAAATCACCGTTTCTCAACTGGTAAAAAAATGGCTTTCATTGAAGGAAATGGAGATCGCCAGCCGTACTCTTCATAGCTATGAATCAGTTATGGACAACATGCTGCAAAAGCTGGGCCCGCATAAACTAGCGTCGTCTATTAACCAGGAAGATATCCTTTTCATTAGAAGAGAGTTGCTAACCGGTTATCAAACGCCTGGCGGTGGGAAGAAAACAATCGTGAAGGGACGCAGTGTTGCGACCGTAAATCAGTATCTGTCGATAACATCCGGCGTATTTAAATTTGCCGTCGATAATGGCTACATTGGGCAAAATCCATTTACTGGGGTGTCCCTCCTGAAGAAGTCACGCCAGCCGCCCGATCCTCTAACCAAAGAGGAGTTCATCAGATTTATTGATGCCTGCCACCAGCGGCAACTTAAAAATCTGTGGGTGCTGGCGGTTTACACAGGGCTACGACATGGAGAGATTTGCGCGCTAGCCTGGGAGGATGTCGACTTGAAGGAAGGAACGCTGATGGTCAGACGAAATCGGACCAAGCTGAAAGAGTTCACCCTGCCAAAAACTTTGGCGAGTACAGACAGGGTGATTCATCTTATTCAACCGGCTATCGACGTGCTTAAGGATCAAGCGGAGCTAACCCGTTTAGGGAAACAGCACCAGGTTAATGTTGTGACCAGAGAGTACGGACGTAGTGTTAACCACTCATGCACTTTCGTCTTCAGCCCACGAGTAGCTGATAAATCACAGCGTGCAGGGGATTGCTATTCGATGAATTCTATCAACAAAACATGGGATGCAGCAATGAAGCGCGCGGGAATCAGGCACCGTAAAGCATACCAGTCGCGCCACACTTATGCATGCTGGTCACTGGCCGCAGGCGCAAACCCAAACTTCATTGCAAACCAGATGGGTCACGCAGATGCACAAATGGTATTTAAGGTATATGGCGCATGGATGCCAGAGAGTAATGCCTTGCAGGTGGAGATGCTGAACAGGCAGCTAACAAATTATGTCCCAAGAGTGTCCCAAATGGTGGGCATGGTTAAATAG
- the fliZ gene encoding flagella biosynthesis regulatory protein FliZ, translating to MMMMQVKRRPLSRYLKDFKHSQTHCAHCHKLLDRITLVRQGEIVNKIAISRLDTPMDETAWQQERSAWSALCRFCGDLHCKEQSAFFNIIDFKQYLLEKTDMSTGTVREYVVRLRRLGNHFNEHQVPQSLLLERHAEEQLEPWLPQISTNNYRIALRKYLRFHRQHACSEAQNLADCETSDIY from the coding sequence ATCATGATGATGCAGGTAAAAAGACGGCCATTAAGCCGCTATCTGAAAGACTTCAAACACAGCCAAACGCATTGCGCTCACTGTCATAAACTGCTCGACCGCATCACACTGGTGCGTCAGGGCGAGATAGTGAATAAAATCGCTATTTCCCGTCTTGATACTCCCATGGATGAAACCGCGTGGCAGCAGGAGCGCAGCGCATGGTCTGCCCTGTGTCGCTTCTGCGGCGACCTGCACTGTAAAGAACAGAGCGCATTCTTCAATATTATCGACTTCAAACAATACCTTCTCGAAAAGACCGATATGAGCACCGGTACCGTACGCGAATACGTGGTGCGGTTACGGCGATTAGGCAACCATTTCAACGAACATCAAGTGCCGCAGTCCTTGCTGCTTGAACGTCATGCCGAGGAACAACTTGAGCCGTGGCTGCCGCAAATCAGCACCAATAACTATCGTATTGCGCTGCGTAAATACCTGCGCTTTCATCGCCAACACGCCTGCAGTGAAGCGCAAAACCTCGCGGATTGTGAAACCTCTGATATATATTAA
- a CDS encoding DUF4222 domain-containing protein: MRELNRRFKDHRGIQVLVIRWEPETQRVIYLREGYAHECFSPLELFRKKFREIRDDHEH; this comes from the coding sequence ATGCGCGAACTTAACCGAAGGTTCAAAGACCACCGTGGAATCCAAGTCCTTGTTATCCGCTGGGAGCCAGAAACACAGCGCGTTATCTATCTGCGTGAAGGCTACGCGCACGAGTGCTTCAGTCCACTCGAACTGTTTCGCAAAAAGTTCAGGGAGATAAGGGACGATCATGAGCACTAA
- the fliD gene encoding flagellar filament capping protein FliD yields the protein MASISSLGIGSGLKLGDILDSLTAAEKATLTPITKQQSSYTSKLSAYGTMKSALEAFQTANTALGKADLFTATTTTSSSTAFSATTTGNAIAGKYTIAITQLAQAQTLTSTAVQKDNKAAIATSDSVLTIQQGGDKKPVTIDISAANSSLTGIRDAINNAKAGVSASIINVGNGEYRLSITSNETGKDNAMTLSVSGDSALQTFMGYNGTTGGMKESVTAQNAELTVNNVAIENSSNTISDALEDITLNLNDVTSGNQTLTITQDNTKAQTAVKDWVTAYNALQDTFSSLTKYTAVDPGADAQSTNNGALIGDTTLRTIQTQLKSILSNTLSSSSYKTLAQIGVTSDPSTGQLEIDDKKLTEALKKDSAGVGTLIVGDGKKTGITTAIGSNLTSWLSTTGIIQAAKDGVSKTLNKLTKDYNTASDLIDQKVARYKAQFTQLDVLMSSLNNTSSYLTQQFESTSSSK from the coding sequence ATGGCAAGCATTTCTTCACTGGGAATAGGATCGGGCCTGAAGCTTGGTGATATTCTGGATAGCCTGACTGCGGCAGAAAAAGCCACACTGACACCTATTACAAAACAACAATCATCTTATACTTCTAAGCTCAGCGCCTACGGCACGATGAAAAGCGCGCTGGAAGCATTCCAGACCGCCAATACCGCGCTGGGGAAAGCCGACCTGTTTACGGCCACCACTACTACCAGCAGCAGCACCGCATTTAGCGCCACCACCACCGGGAACGCCATTGCCGGGAAATACACCATTGCCATTACCCAACTGGCGCAGGCGCAAACGCTGACCTCAACAGCAGTGCAGAAAGACAATAAAGCCGCCATTGCCACCAGCGACAGCGTGCTAACCATTCAGCAAGGCGGCGACAAAAAGCCGGTGACCATTGATATCAGCGCCGCGAACTCATCATTAACCGGAATCCGCGATGCGATTAACAACGCCAAAGCGGGCGTCAGCGCCAGTATCATCAACGTCGGCAACGGCGAATATCGCCTGTCCATCACTTCAAATGAGACGGGTAAAGACAACGCCATGACGTTGAGCGTCAGCGGTGACAGTGCGCTCCAGACCTTTATGGGCTACAACGGCACCACTGGCGGCATGAAAGAGAGTGTTACCGCTCAAAATGCTGAACTGACCGTCAATAATGTAGCAATCGAAAACAGCAGCAACACCATTAGCGATGCGCTGGAAGATATCACCTTAAATCTGAATGATGTCACTAGCGGTAACCAGACGTTGACCATCACTCAGGACAACACCAAAGCCCAGACCGCGGTAAAAGATTGGGTGACGGCGTATAACGCGCTGCAGGATACCTTCAGCAGCCTGACCAAATACACCGCCGTCGATCCCGGTGCCGATGCGCAAAGCACCAATAACGGCGCACTGATCGGTGACACCACCCTGCGTACAATTCAGACCCAGCTCAAAAGTATACTGAGCAACACCTTAAGTTCATCGTCCTATAAAACCCTTGCGCAGATTGGCGTCACCAGTGACCCAAGTACCGGTCAGCTTGAAATTGATGATAAAAAACTCACCGAAGCACTGAAAAAAGATTCAGCAGGCGTCGGCACGCTTATCGTCGGCGACGGCAAAAAAACCGGCATCACCACCGCCATCGGCAGCAACCTGACCAGTTGGCTTTCCACCACCGGGATCATTCAGGCCGCCAAAGATGGCGTCAGCAAGACGCTGAATAAACTCACTAAAGATTACAACACCGCCAGCGATCTTATCGATCAAAAGGTCGCGCGCTATAAAGCACAATTTACTCAGTTGGATGTCCTGATGTCTTCGTTAAATAACACCAGCAGCTACTTAACGCAGCAGTTCGAATCCACCAGCAGTTCTAAATAA
- a CDS encoding FliC/FljB family flagellin, giving the protein MAQVINTNSLSLITQNNINKNQSALSSSIERLSSGLRINSAKDDAAGQAIANRFTSNIKGLTQAARNANDGISVAQTTEGALSEINNNLQRVRELTVQATTGTNSQSDLDSIQDEIKSRLDEIDRVSGQTQFNGVNVLAKDGSMKIQVGANDGQTITIDLKKIDSSTLKLTGFNVNGKGETANTAATLKDMAGLTASASGTPGITLYTDNNAIASSADILNAVAGTNGSTVATKADVGFGTSTADVIYTYDKDANSYSATTTGITGNNLATFLNPEAGDTAKASISIGGKSQDVIIDKAGKITAADDGAALYLDGTGNLTKNRANAADPEATLAGLQAATATKEATITTDKGTFTSNATTNFGSTDIKVDANTLANVAKNGGYTAVVAGKTYAVTGGTAAAGTAFINNGQLSNDAPTYYAQKDGSITTTENASLGKVVYTDAAGKLTTDATSKAQSTTNPLAALDDAISSIDKFRSSLGAIQNRLDSAVTNLNNTTTNLSEAQSRIQDADYATEVSNMSKAQIIQQAGNSVLAKANQVPQQVLSLLQG; this is encoded by the coding sequence ATGGCACAAGTCATTAATACCAACAGCCTCTCGCTGATCACTCAGAACAACATCAACAAGAACCAGTCTGCTCTGTCCAGTTCTATCGAGCGTCTGTCTTCTGGCTTGCGTATCAACAGCGCGAAGGATGACGCAGCGGGTCAGGCGATTGCTAACCGTTTCACCTCTAACATTAAAGGCCTGACTCAGGCAGCACGTAACGCCAACGACGGTATCTCCGTTGCACAGACCACTGAAGGCGCGCTGTCTGAAATCAACAACAACTTACAGCGTGTGCGTGAACTGACCGTTCAGGCAACTACCGGTACTAACTCCCAGTCTGACCTGGACTCTATTCAGGACGAAATCAAATCCCGTCTGGACGAAATTGACCGCGTATCTGGTCAGACCCAGTTCAACGGCGTGAACGTACTGGCAAAAGACGGTTCCATGAAAATCCAGGTTGGTGCGAACGATGGTCAGACCATCACTATCGATCTGAAGAAGATTGACTCATCTACATTGAAACTGACCGGCTTCAACGTGAACGGTAAAGGTGAAACAGCTAATACGGCTGCGACCTTGAAAGACATGGCAGGGCTTACTGCTTCTGCGTCAGGTACACCTGGTATTACTCTCTATACCGATAACAACGCAATTGCTAGCAGTGCCGACATTCTTAATGCAGTTGCTGGTACGAATGGTAGTACTGTCGCAACTAAGGCTGATGTAGGATTCGGCACAAGCACTGCAGATGTTATTTATACATATGATAAAGATGCTAATTCTTATTCTGCTACCACGACCGGTATCACAGGAAACAACCTCGCAACCTTCCTTAACCCAGAGGCAGGGGATACCGCTAAAGCGTCTATTTCTATCGGTGGTAAATCGCAAGATGTTATCATTGACAAAGCAGGTAAAATTACAGCGGCTGATGATGGCGCAGCTCTTTATCTTGACGGCACCGGTAACTTAACTAAAAACCGAGCGAATGCAGCAGATCCAGAGGCAACCTTGGCTGGTCTTCAGGCAGCTACGGCAACTAAAGAAGCTACTATTACAACCGATAAAGGTACATTTACTAGTAATGCGACTACAAACTTTGGTAGCACAGATATCAAAGTGGACGCAAACACTCTGGCTAACGTAGCTAAAAATGGTGGCTATACAGCTGTTGTAGCTGGTAAAACCTATGCCGTCACTGGTGGTACTGCTGCTGCAGGTACCGCATTCATTAATAACGGCCAGCTTAGCAATGATGCACCAACATACTATGCACAAAAAGATGGTTCTATTACTACAACTGAAAATGCTTCTTTAGGTAAGGTTGTTTATACGGATGCCGCTGGTAAATTAACTACAGATGCTACAAGTAAAGCCCAGTCTACTACTAACCCACTGGCAGCCCTGGACGATGCTATCAGCTCCATCGATAAATTCCGTTCTTCCCTGGGTGCTATCCAGAACCGTCTGGATTCTGCAGTAACCAACCTGAACAACACCACCACCAACCTGTCTGAAGCGCAGTCCCGTATTCAGGACGCCGACTATGCGACTGAAGTGTCGAACATGTCTAAAGCGCAGATCATCCAGCAGGCCGGTAACTCCGTGTTGGCAAAAGCTAACCAGGTTCCACAGCAGGTTCTGTCTCTGCTGCAGGGTTAA
- a CDS encoding LexA family protein yields the protein MESVGQRIKGLRRITKTTQKELGKFCGVSDVAVGYWEKDLNTPSGEALSKVAKYFNTSIDYILYGTNFEDKLITSMRKIPVISWVQAGAFTESRQACAFEDAERWVETSLRISDRSFALDVQGDSMTNPNGLPTIPQGATVIVDPDAEPSHGKIVVARLDGTNEATVKKLVIDGPQKFLVPLNPRYPNISINGNCTIIGVVKGVQYEL from the coding sequence ATGGAATCGGTAGGCCAGCGTATAAAAGGTCTGCGGCGCATAACAAAAACAACACAGAAAGAGTTAGGTAAATTCTGTGGGGTAAGCGATGTTGCGGTGGGATATTGGGAAAAAGACTTGAATACTCCCAGTGGAGAAGCCTTAAGCAAGGTTGCAAAATATTTCAATACATCAATAGATTACATTCTTTACGGAACTAATTTTGAAGATAAATTGATAACTAGCATGCGTAAAATTCCAGTTATCTCTTGGGTGCAAGCAGGTGCCTTCACTGAAAGTAGGCAGGCCTGCGCCTTTGAAGATGCGGAACGATGGGTTGAAACCTCATTACGAATCAGCGACCGCTCTTTTGCACTTGATGTTCAGGGAGATTCAATGACAAACCCTAACGGCTTACCAACTATCCCTCAGGGCGCAACGGTCATTGTTGATCCAGATGCAGAGCCATCGCATGGGAAAATTGTGGTAGCCCGATTAGATGGGACTAACGAGGCAACCGTTAAAAAACTGGTCATTGATGGGCCACAAAAGTTCCTTGTCCCCCTAAACCCTCGCTACCCTAATATTTCTATCAACGGAAACTGCACCATCATTGGTGTTGTTAAAGGCGTTCAGTACGAACTCTAA
- the fliS gene encoding flagellar export chaperone FliS: MYGAKGTQAYAQIGVESAVMSASQQQLVTMLFDGALSALIRARLFMQDGNLQGKGTSLSKAINIIENGLKIGLDEDSRDELTKNLLALYAYMVRRLLQANLHNDTRAVEEVEGLMRNIADAWKESLLTPNLIQDAV; encoded by the coding sequence ATGTACGGGGCAAAAGGTACGCAGGCCTACGCACAGATTGGAGTAGAAAGCGCGGTGATGAGCGCCAGTCAGCAACAGCTGGTCACCATGCTGTTCGATGGTGCGCTCAGCGCGCTGATTCGCGCCCGCCTGTTTATGCAGGACGGTAATTTGCAGGGGAAAGGTACTTCTCTGTCAAAAGCCATCAATATCATCGAAAACGGCCTGAAGATAGGCCTTGATGAAGACAGCCGCGACGAGCTGACGAAAAACCTGTTAGCGCTCTACGCCTATATGGTCAGACGCCTTCTGCAGGCTAATCTGCACAACGATACCCGCGCCGTGGAAGAGGTCGAAGGCCTGATGCGCAATATCGCCGATGCCTGGAAGGAATCTTTACTTACGCCTAATTTGATTCAGGACGCCGTCTAA